Proteins encoded by one window of Methermicoccus shengliensis DSM 18856:
- a CDS encoding methanogenesis marker 14 protein yields the protein MMGLFNLRRPKPRIAKSTSVRYIDLKSAHKPYYIVASVEVGNTTTKCILTATNLKDGRAHMLTKIVKMTRDVRPPKPGEDVFGMTLAGVELTRESVAELVRDTLLEACASVGLDIKEDLHFVVRSTGVVAGFSTPDEVGKIVHALADGCLMAGVPPSRMTPALSRHNLPKKFQPYTHIDKVAFDGAVAGVSPPVGATGVDLVANEMEGELATAGIKEGAKWAGVDFRNPVISIDCGTTLDGRITNKDTPYAKTVGNFCGYAGAIADEIVKGTGAVDGRLGTALDLFSGSSGGISKIPKILKEKVIGTYRDEVLEHVVVEKVPMGRDRYGSVPVNPSSAEKMGVVLIGCDVGVNGDEFSHLRKVGHEVYTEHGAGALAGLLDVVMAEVVAMLLRTADELGLVYPETNIGITGRAGITGDKPALILENIAAMGLFDKPEDHVVFVDDGLARGAAVMARCMNSLGTPHNPIGGVAGGRCVMGQRMKLQRLQRGER from the coding sequence ATGATGGGGCTCTTCAATCTGCGCAGACCCAAGCCCAGAATTGCAAAGAGCACTTCCGTGAGGTACATAGACCTCAAGAGCGCTCACAAGCCATACTACATCGTGGCGTCTGTGGAGGTGGGCAACACCACCACCAAGTGCATCCTGACCGCCACCAACCTGAAGGATGGCAGGGCCCACATGCTCACGAAAATCGTGAAGATGACCCGAGACGTCAGGCCCCCAAAGCCTGGGGAGGACGTGTTCGGTATGACACTCGCAGGCGTGGAGCTCACGAGGGAATCGGTTGCCGAGCTCGTGAGGGATACTCTGCTGGAGGCATGCGCCTCGGTGGGACTCGACATCAAGGAGGACCTTCACTTTGTGGTGAGGAGCACGGGCGTGGTGGCTGGCTTTTCAACGCCAGATGAGGTGGGAAAGATTGTGCATGCGCTTGCCGATGGGTGCCTGATGGCAGGGGTGCCCCCCTCGAGAATGACCCCAGCACTCTCGAGGCACAACCTTCCCAAGAAGTTCCAGCCCTACACACACATCGACAAGGTGGCGTTCGATGGGGCGGTTGCGGGCGTGAGCCCCCCGGTGGGCGCCACCGGGGTGGACCTCGTGGCAAACGAGATGGAGGGAGAGCTTGCCACCGCGGGAATCAAGGAGGGTGCCAAATGGGCTGGAGTGGACTTCAGGAATCCCGTAATCTCGATAGACTGCGGCACCACGCTGGACGGTAGAATCACTAACAAGGACACCCCATATGCAAAAACAGTGGGCAACTTCTGTGGGTATGCTGGAGCCATCGCAGATGAGATTGTGAAGGGCACTGGAGCGGTGGATGGGCGGCTTGGCACTGCCCTAGACCTGTTCAGTGGCAGCTCTGGGGGCATTTCTAAGATTCCTAAGATTCTCAAGGAGAAGGTGATTGGCACCTATAGGGACGAGGTGCTGGAGCACGTGGTGGTTGAAAAGGTGCCCATGGGCAGAGACAGGTATGGGAGCGTGCCCGTGAACCCCTCCTCTGCCGAGAAAATGGGCGTTGTGCTCATAGGGTGTGATGTGGGCGTCAATGGCGATGAGTTCTCCCATCTTCGCAAAGTCGGGCACGAGGTGTACACTGAGCACGGGGCAGGTGCCCTCGCTGGATTGCTCGACGTGGTGATGGCCGAGGTGGTGGCAATGCTGTTGCGCACCGCAGACGAGCTTGGGCTGGTGTATCCAGAGACCAACATTGGTATCACGGGAAGGGCTGGTATCACGGGAGACAAGCCCGCACTCATATTGGAGAACATAGCTGCGATGGGCCTCTTTGATAAGCCAGAGGACCACGTGGTGTTCGTGGACGACGGGCTGGCGAGGGGGGCGGCGGTGATGGCAAGATGCATGAACTCTCTGGGCACCCCCCACAACCCCATCGGTGGGGTGGCCGGGGGAAGATGCGTGATGGGGCAGAGAATGAAGCTTCAGAGGCTTCAGAGGGGCGAAAGATGA
- a CDS encoding thioredoxin domain-containing protein: MGDEEIEAIKRRKMEKLLKRAQGAQGIEPAIDAPITLTDATLPRAIAEHRVLVVDCWARWCAPCRRLAPVVDALAKQYAGRVVFGKVDVDKNPLTVRMYAIGSIPTLLFFKEGRLVGKKVGALPQPLLVEAVEALL, translated from the coding sequence ATGGGGGATGAGGAGATAGAGGCAATAAAGAGGCGCAAGATGGAGAAGCTCTTGAAAAGGGCACAGGGGGCACAGGGTATAGAGCCCGCGATAGATGCTCCCATCACTCTCACCGATGCCACTCTTCCGCGGGCGATAGCAGAGCACAGGGTGCTGGTGGTGGACTGCTGGGCAAGATGGTGTGCCCCCTGCAGGAGGCTCGCTCCAGTGGTGGATGCCCTCGCGAAGCAGTATGCTGGAAGGGTGGTGTTTGGCAAGGTGGATGTGGACAAGAATCCGCTGACTGTGAGGATGTATGCCATTGGCTCCATTCCCACACTGCTGTTCTTCAAGGAGGGCAGGCTCGTGGGAAAGAAGGTTGGTGCGCTTCCCCAGCCACTGCTGGTGGAGGCAGTGGAGGCACTGCTGTAG
- a CDS encoding DUF1894 domain-containing protein: protein MPCLNDIEYEIVLSQVSLDECTKYIQSHFSERYELPAGDKLMGLTLIGRGMVPVGVDGHTVVFPVVKPCYGAYLIRVKNADEAIEKLRASGKRVW, encoded by the coding sequence ATGCCCTGTCTGAACGATATCGAATACGAGATAGTGCTCTCGCAGGTCTCTCTGGACGAGTGCACAAAATACATACAGAGCCATTTTTCAGAGAGGTACGAGCTTCCCGCTGGAGATAAGCTGATGGGACTCACGCTCATTGGCAGGGGCATGGTGCCCGTCGGCGTGGATGGACACACCGTGGTATTTCCCGTTGTGAAACCATGCTATGGAGCATACCTGATAAGGGTGAAGAATGCCGATGAGGCAATAGAGAAGCTAAGAGCCTCTGGAAAGAGGGTGTGGTAG
- the hisF gene encoding imidazole glycerol phosphate synthase subunit HisF: MLTKRIIPCLDVTFGENGAMVVKGVNFVNLKTAGDPVELAKRYNDQRADELVFLDITASHEGRETMVDVIERTAQEVFIPLTVGGGIHSIEDIRTILRAGADKVSINTAAVKNPSFVREAARRFGSQCIVVAIDCRSNTDLSAEGKRYEVVRSDGTPVWYEVVIYGGRTPVGIDALWWAQEVESLGAGEILLTSMDRDGTQEGFDIPITRAMGEHVSIPIIASGGAGTLEHIYEAFSLANADAALAASIFHYGTYTVDEVKRYLKERGVPVRL, from the coding sequence GTGCTCACCAAGCGAATCATCCCATGTCTGGACGTCACGTTTGGCGAAAATGGGGCGATGGTGGTCAAGGGTGTGAACTTCGTGAACCTGAAGACTGCCGGGGACCCCGTGGAGCTTGCCAAGCGGTACAACGATCAGCGTGCCGATGAGCTGGTGTTTTTGGACATCACTGCCTCTCACGAGGGCAGGGAGACGATGGTGGACGTGATAGAGCGCACCGCACAGGAAGTGTTCATACCGCTCACCGTGGGAGGAGGCATACACTCGATAGAGGATATCCGCACGATACTCAGGGCTGGGGCAGATAAGGTCAGCATAAACACCGCAGCCGTGAAGAACCCCTCGTTTGTGAGAGAGGCTGCGAGGAGGTTCGGAAGCCAGTGCATAGTGGTGGCGATAGACTGCAGGTCCAACACTGACCTCTCTGCAGAGGGCAAGAGGTACGAGGTGGTGCGCTCAGATGGCACCCCCGTGTGGTACGAGGTGGTGATATACGGGGGACGCACTCCCGTGGGCATAGATGCCCTGTGGTGGGCACAGGAGGTGGAGAGCCTTGGGGCAGGCGAGATACTGCTCACCAGCATGGACAGGGACGGCACACAGGAGGGGTTCGACATCCCAATCACCAGAGCCATGGGCGAGCATGTGAGCATTCCCATCATCGCCTCTGGTGGAGCTGGCACGCTCGAGCACATCTATGAGGCGTTCTCCCTCGCAAATGCAGACGCTGCGCTTGCAGCTTCCATATTCCACTACGGCACATACACCGTGGACGAGGTCAAGCGCTACCTGAAGGAGAGGGGCGTACCCGTGAGACTATAG
- a CDS encoding NOB1 family endonuclease — translation MKACVCDASVFLSGHLPAIPMGNAITTPEVVAEVRSVVGRCVLEVAISEGLTVQPTREECVEHAQRLTEALGDLPKLSRADLSVIAKALEVGGTVVSDDYDVQNVCAKLGIPFRSVVQKGIEKSRQVVHVCPACRRKWRRGGACPVCGTPLRTRML, via the coding sequence TTGAAGGCATGTGTGTGTGATGCGTCGGTGTTCTTGAGCGGGCATTTGCCCGCCATCCCCATGGGCAATGCCATCACCACGCCAGAGGTGGTCGCCGAGGTCAGGAGCGTGGTGGGAAGGTGTGTGCTCGAGGTTGCTATCTCTGAGGGGCTCACGGTGCAGCCCACGAGAGAGGAGTGTGTGGAGCATGCCCAGAGGCTCACAGAGGCGCTGGGGGACCTTCCGAAGCTCTCCCGTGCCGACCTCTCGGTGATTGCCAAGGCGCTGGAGGTGGGGGGGACTGTCGTCTCGGACGACTACGATGTGCAGAATGTGTGTGCCAAGCTGGGCATCCCCTTTCGTTCGGTGGTGCAGAAGGGCATAGAGAAGAGCAGGCAGGTGGTGCACGTGTGCCCCGCGTGCAGGAGGAAATGGAGGCGAGGGGGCGCGTGCCCAGTGTGTGGAACGCCCCTGAGGACAAGAATGCTATAG
- a CDS encoding phosphoribosylaminoimidazolesuccinocarboxamide synthase — MSVVRRGSVKEVYEGEHEDELVFLFTDRISVFDKPIPSEVPHKGETLCRTAVHWFEQAERMGISTHFIEQPSPNTMRVRRVNVISDYSQLNPSTRNYLIPLEFISRYYVAGSLYDRLKSGKVSPEDVGFSSGHRVEYGEPLPEPFCEVSTKLERVDRLLSTQEALRISGLTPDELEHIWEMIHRIDEHINRSVARRGLVHVDGKKEFAFDENRELMLVDVFGTADEDRFWDGAAYDEGRFVEKSKELVRQYYRSIGYVDALYEARRKGEPEPPIPPMPEELITRASQTYIELFEQITGERFS; from the coding sequence GTGAGTGTTGTAAGAAGGGGCTCTGTCAAGGAGGTGTATGAGGGCGAGCACGAGGATGAGCTGGTATTTCTGTTCACAGACCGCATCTCTGTGTTTGACAAGCCCATCCCCTCCGAGGTGCCCCACAAGGGAGAGACGCTGTGCAGAACGGCAGTGCACTGGTTTGAGCAGGCAGAGAGGATGGGCATCAGCACCCACTTCATTGAGCAGCCCTCGCCAAATACCATGAGGGTGAGGAGGGTGAACGTGATCTCCGATTACTCTCAGCTCAATCCTTCCACAAGGAACTACCTCATACCCCTCGAGTTCATCTCGAGGTACTATGTGGCAGGCTCCCTTTACGACAGGCTGAAGAGCGGAAAGGTGTCTCCAGAGGATGTGGGTTTTTCCAGTGGGCACCGCGTAGAGTACGGAGAGCCCCTTCCCGAGCCGTTCTGTGAGGTCAGCACCAAGCTCGAGAGGGTGGACAGGCTGCTCTCCACACAGGAGGCGCTACGCATCAGCGGGCTCACGCCAGATGAGTTAGAGCACATCTGGGAGATGATACACAGGATAGATGAGCACATCAACAGAAGCGTCGCCAGACGGGGACTCGTCCACGTGGATGGTAAGAAGGAGTTTGCCTTCGATGAGAACAGGGAGCTCATGCTCGTGGACGTGTTTGGCACAGCGGACGAGGACAGGTTCTGGGATGGGGCGGCGTATGATGAGGGCAGGTTTGTTGAAAAGAGCAAGGAGCTTGTGAGACAGTACTACAGGAGCATCGGGTATGTGGATGCTCTGTACGAGGCGAGAAGAAAGGGAGAGCCAGAGCCCCCCATACCGCCGATGCCAGAGGAGCTCATCACGAGGGCAAGCCAGACCTACATCGAGCTCTTCGAGCAGATTACGGGTGAGAGGTTCAGTTGA
- a CDS encoding ATP-binding cassette domain-containing protein, with protein sequence MYAIKVEGLTKQFNNFVAVDHISFSVKSGEIFGLLGPNGAGKTTTINMLSTLLNPSSGYAEVAGFDITTNRDDVRRNIGIVFQEPALDDKLTGRENLEFHAMMYGLDKEERRKRIENALELVELTDKADILVENYSGGMKRRLEIARGLIHEPKVLFLDEPTLGLDAQTRRHIWEYIRELNKKSGVTLILTTHYMEEADYLCDRIAIIDHGKIIAMDTPQRLKDVLGGDVISVEVEADIDKLMDHLRGLSWIKAMKRHDEVLDLTVEKGEKRIPELISTAQKVGVSIASINLHEPSLEDVFIHFTGKNIRDEGSSNNKIKMKRLRR encoded by the coding sequence ATGTATGCAATAAAGGTCGAAGGCTTGACCAAGCAGTTCAATAATTTTGTAGCAGTGGACCACATATCGTTCAGTGTTAAAAGTGGAGAGATTTTTGGTCTCCTTGGTCCCAACGGAGCGGGCAAGACGACCACAATCAACATGCTCTCCACTCTGCTCAATCCAAGCTCAGGATACGCGGAGGTAGCTGGATTTGACATCACCACGAACAGAGACGACGTGAGGAGGAACATAGGCATTGTTTTCCAGGAGCCCGCTCTCGATGATAAGCTGACGGGAAGGGAAAACTTGGAGTTTCACGCAATGATGTATGGGCTGGACAAAGAGGAAAGAAGAAAAAGGATAGAAAATGCCCTTGAGCTCGTTGAGCTGACTGACAAGGCGGACATTCTGGTAGAAAACTATTCTGGGGGCATGAAGAGGAGGTTGGAGATAGCAAGGGGATTGATCCACGAGCCCAAGGTTCTCTTTCTGGATGAGCCCACGCTGGGCTTGGATGCACAGACGAGGAGGCACATATGGGAGTATATCAGGGAGCTGAACAAAAAATCTGGGGTCACCCTCATCCTGACAACCCATTACATGGAGGAGGCGGATTATCTTTGCGATAGGATTGCCATCATCGACCATGGAAAAATAATTGCCATGGATACCCCCCAGAGATTGAAGGACGTGCTTGGAGGTGATGTGATATCTGTGGAGGTAGAGGCAGATATAGATAAGCTGATGGATCATCTGAGAGGATTGAGCTGGATAAAGGCAATGAAGAGACATGATGAGGTTTTGGACCTGACGGTTGAAAAAGGAGAGAAAAGAATACCAGAGCTGATTAGCACCGCCCAGAAGGTTGGAGTGAGTATAGCATCCATCAATCTACATGAGCCGAGTCTGGAGGACGTGTTCATTCATTTCACCGGGAAGAACATCAGGGATGAGGGATCATCCAACAACAAAATAAAAATGAAGAGGCTTAGAAGATGA
- a CDS encoding ABC transporter permease, with protein sequence MAIYVLWLREMKRFIRAKSRVVGMLGMPLFFLVFMGLGFTNMPVPGMPKAIDYIHFLVPGIIGMTLLFTSSFAGLSVLWDKEFGFLKEIMVAPVSRVAIVMGRTVGSATTALIQGVLVLIISIIMGFRPSGLPSVLLSLVFMMLIASTFIGLGLIFASNMEDMHGFSLIMNFIIFPIFFLSGAMFPVQNLPEWIRWASYINPLTYGVDGLRGVLVGVSMFPVISDFVILIGFSATMVALGAYFFERSEAV encoded by the coding sequence ATGGCCATATACGTGCTGTGGCTGAGGGAGATGAAGAGATTCATCAGAGCCAAGTCCCGCGTCGTTGGTATGCTTGGTATGCCCCTGTTCTTCCTTGTGTTCATGGGGCTCGGTTTTACCAACATGCCCGTTCCCGGTATGCCAAAAGCCATTGATTATATACACTTTCTGGTTCCCGGTATTATTGGGATGACCCTTCTCTTCACTTCATCGTTTGCGGGGCTCTCAGTTTTATGGGACAAGGAGTTCGGATTTTTGAAAGAAATCATGGTCGCTCCGGTCAGCAGAGTGGCCATCGTCATGGGCAGAACGGTGGGAAGCGCCACGACGGCCCTGATTCAGGGAGTGCTGGTGCTCATCATCTCTATTATCATGGGGTTCAGACCCAGTGGGCTCCCATCAGTCCTGCTATCACTGGTCTTCATGATGCTCATTGCCAGCACGTTCATCGGTTTGGGTCTGATATTCGCCTCAAACATGGAAGATATGCACGGGTTCAGTCTGATAATGAACTTCATAATATTTCCAATCTTCTTCCTGTCTGGAGCCATGTTTCCGGTACAGAACTTGCCGGAGTGGATAAGGTGGGCGTCGTACATAAACCCCTTAACCTATGGCGTGGATGGGCTGAGGGGGGTCCTCGTTGGTGTTTCCATGTTTCCAGTTATTTCTGATTTTGTAATCCTGATTGGCTTTTCAGCAACAATGGTCGCTCTGGGTGCTTACTTCTTTGAGAGAAGCGAGGCAGTGTGA